The genomic interval GTTTATCGCTTTAAAAAAATTACAGCAATTAAACATTGGTGACGATTTTACGCTAGAAAACGGTTTTGTAATGACGAAGGATAAAAAGAAATTACTCCTTTTTATAACTTCAAATATTCCGTCGAGCGAAACAGAAAAGAACACCATTTTTGCCGAAAAACTGAAATCGATTCAAGAAAATCTAAATCAGAAATTTAAAGGAAAAACTTCTATCAGTTATTTTGGTTCTGCTTTAATTGCGGTTGCAAATGCCAATCAAATTAAGAGCGATATTATTTTGACAACATCAATCGCGATGTTCACTTTAATGCTAATTCTGATTTTATTTTATCGTAAAATTTTAATTCCGCTGATTATTTTTCTTCCAACAGTTTTCGGAGGATTATTTGCCGTTGCATTCTTATATTTTGTTAGAGAACAGATTTCGGCAATTTCATTAGGAATTGGTTCAATTTTATTGGGAATTACTATTGATTATTCGATTCATATTCTCACGCATTACAAACATAATAGCGATGTAAAAACTTTGTACAAAGACATTACAATGCCTGTAATTATGAGCAGTTCTACAACTGCCGTTGCCTTTTTATGTCTGCTTTTTGTAAAATCGGATGCGCTTAATGACTTAGGAATTTTCGCTGCCGTTATTGTTATGGCGACTGGAGTTTTCTCACTTTTAATCGTTCCACATTTATATAAACCAAAAGAAAATCCAACAGAACACAAGAAAAATGTGATTGATAAAATGGCGCATTTTTCTTTTCACAACAATAAAATCTTAATCGGGCTTTGTATTATCATCACGATTATCTGTTGTTTTACTTATAATGATGTTGGTTTTAATAATGATTTATCGCAACTGAATTTTATTCCGAAAGAAATTAAAGCTGCCGAAAAACAATTGGAAGAAAGTACAAGTTTAACTTCCAAAACGATTTATGTCGCTTCTTACGGAAAAACTATGGAAGAAGCTTTGCAACATAATAGCAACCTTTTTTCTGATTTATCAAAAGAAAAAAATCAGGATAAAATTCTGAATTTCAGTTCGGTTGGCGGAATTGTTCTTTCTCAGGCAGCACAACAACAAAAAATTGAAAAGTGGAATTCATTTTGGACTTCGCAGAAAAAACAATTCATAAAATCTGAATTGATTTCTGAAGGTTCACAACTTGGTTTTAAACCGACAACTTACAATTTGTTTTTTGATCATTTAGATTTTGACTTCAAACCTATTTCTGCCGATGATTATTTAAAAATAAAAGCATTACAATTACAAGAATTCATTACCGAAAAAAATGGTTTTTATACCGTTTCGACTTTGGTCAAAGTGGCTCCGGAACAACGTGATGCTTTTGTAAAATCGGCTTCAGCAAAAGAAAATGTAATTGCAATTGATCGTCAGCAAATGAACGAAACGTTTTTCAGCACTTTAAAAACCGATTTTAATTCGCTGGTTAATTATTCTTTTGTTGCCGTAATTCTGATTCTATTTTTTTTCTTCAGAAGAATCGAATTGGTCATCATCAGTTGTATTCCAATCGCCTTGACAGGAATTGTAACGGCAGGAATTATGGGCATTTTTGGCATTCAAATGAATATTTTCAGTATGATTGTCTGCACTTTAATTTTTGGTCACGGAGTCGATTTTAGTATTTTCATGACAAGCGCATTGCAAAAAGAATATTCGACTGGAGTTAATGAAATTGCAGTTTACAGAACTTCCATTATTCTAGCCGTTATCACCACTATTTTAGGAATTGGCGCCATGATATTTGCCAAACATCCAGCGTTGACATCTATATCAGCCGTTTCGTTGATCGGAGTTTTTGCCGCGTTGATTATTACGTTTATTTTCTATCCGATTTTGTTCAAATTATTTTTGTCCAATCGCTCTAAAAAAGGAAATCCGCCGTTTCAACTGCGTACTTTTATTCATGGTGTTCTTTCGTTTGCTTATTATGGTTTGAGCGGTATTGTAATGTCAGTTTTCAGCTTTACATTAATGCCAATTATTCCGCTTAGCGCGAAAACTAAAATGAAAGGGTTTCGATATGTAGTTTCAAAATTGATGAAATCTGTCTTGTATTCAAATCCTTTTATAAGTAAAAAAATCATCAATATTTACAATGAAACTTTCGAAAAACCAGCCGTAATTATTGCCAATCATTCTTCGTTTATAGATATTTTGGCAATCGGAAGCCTGAGTCCAAAAATTATTTTTCTGGTAAGTAACTGGGTTTACAATTCTCCTATTTTTGGTGGAATTGTTAGAAAAGCAGGTTTTTATCCTGTTTCAGAAGGAATTGAAGGCGGCGTTGAACATTTGCGTAAAAAAGTAAACGAAGGATATTCACTAATGGTTTTTCCAGAAGGAACTCGCTCAGAAAATAATGTGATTAAAAGATTTCATAAAGGAGCTTTCTTTTTGGCAGAAGAATTTAAATTGGATATTCTTCCTGTTGTCATTCACGGTGCGTCTGAAGCAATTCCGAAAGGCGATTTTGTCATTCATAAAAGTGCGCTTACCGTTACTATATTAGAAAGAATTAAACCTGAAAATCTTTCGTACGGAAATAATTATGCCGAAAGAACCAAACAGATTAGTGTATTTTTTAAAGCAGAATATCGTAAAATTCGTGAACAGCTCGAAGGTCCAGATTATTTCAAATCAATGTTGATCAACAGTTACGATTATAAAGAAATTGAAATCGGAAATAGCGTCAAAAAAGATTTGAAACAAAATCTAGAAACATATTATCATTTAAACGAACACATTCTGCCAAAAGCAAAAATCTTGCATTTAGGAAATGATTACGGGCAATTGGATGTTTTGTTAGCGTTGCAAGAACCACAACGAAAAATAGTTTCTTTTATAAATGATGAAGAAAAATTATTGATTGCCAAAACGAATTATTTCCTTAAAAAGAGAAAAATAGTTTATGCTGAAAAATTAGAATCGGCTTTTGAAAACGAGTTTGATGTTTTACTAATTTCTGATGAAAATTATAAAGATGATTTAGAAAAAAACAGTTCAAACTCTTCTTTTGTAATTTTAGTGAATTGTTCGAATTTGAAAAATCAGTTTGAGAATTTTGAAATTATTTCTGAAGAAAAAGCTTTACTTGTTTTAAAGAAAAAATAATGAAAAAAGAGTACGATGTAGTCATTTTTGGCAGCGGTTTAGGCGGATTGGTTTCTGCCGTTATTCTGGCAAAAGAAGGCTACAGCGTTTGTGTGCTGGAAAAAAACAATCAATACGGAGGAAACCTTCAAACTTTCGTTAGAGATAAAACCATTTTTGATACCGGAATTCATTATATCGGAGGTTTAGGCGAAGGCCAGAATCTCCATCAATATTTCAAATACATTGGAATAATGGATCAATTGAATCTGAAACAATTAGACGAAAATGGTTTTGATATTATTTCTTTTGATGATGATAAAATCGAATATCCGCATGCGCAAGGTTTTGAAAATTTCATTGAAAAACTGACTCCTTTTTTTCCTGAAGAAAAAGAAAATCTAGACAAATATTGTCAAAAAATAAAAGAAGTCTGCAAAGCTTTTCCACTTTATAATCTCGAATCGCAAGGCAGATATAACGATGAAGTTTTAACGCTTAACGCAAAAGAAACGATCGATTCTTTCACACAAAATGAAAAATTAAAAGCGGTTTTGGCGGGTTCTAATTTTCTTTACGCCGGAATTGCCGATAAATCGCCTTTTTATGTTCATGCCTTAATTGTAAATTCTTATATCGAAAGTTCATGGCGTTGCATAAACGGCGGAAGCCAGATTACCAAACAGCTTTTAAAACAACTTAAAAAATTTGGTGGCGAATTCTTTAAACACAAAGAAGTTACCAAAATTGACGTTGAAAATCATAAAGTGAATTCGGTAAAAATGAAAGACGGAACCGAAGTTTCTGGAACGTATTTCATTTCTAATATCGAGCCCAAAACGACTCTGAAATTGGCCGGTCAGGAAAATTTCAGAAAACCATTTTTCAGTAGAATTCAAAATCTCGAAAGTGTACTTTCTGCATTCAGTTTGTATATTGTTTTTAAAGCCAAAACTTTCAAATACATCAATCATAATTATTATCATTTTAAAAGTAGTAACGATGTTTGGAGTTCTTATGAATACGACGAAAATTCGTGGCCAAAAACTTTTATGGCTTCTATGAGTCCGTCAAAAAAAGACGAAGAATGGGCGGACGGAATGACCTTTTTAACTTACATGAAATATGAAGAAGTCAAAGATTGGGAAGATACTTTTAATACCACTTTTGACGAAAATTATCGAGGCGAAAGTTATGAGGATTTCAAAGTCAGAAAAGCAGCGAAATTTTTAAAGGAAGTAGAAAAGAAATTTCCAGGAATAAAAGACTGCATACAATCTGTTCACACTTCTACGCCACTTTCTTACCGCGATTATATTGGCGGCGACGGCGGAAATATGTACGGAT from Flavobacterium sp. YJ01 carries:
- a CDS encoding 1-acyl-sn-glycerol-3-phosphate acyltransferase, encoding MHQYFYAIHLFVNRRKSLSVFLAVLMLLVFGFFASRLKFEEDITKLIPTNDKTDVTAKVLKQLNFADKTTVIFKLEKNGSAEDLKEMATVFSDSVSKSCKPYITGIQGKIDEENIQETIDFVYNNLPFFLDDQDYKNIEQKLQKDSIVATVQGNYKSIISPSGFITKDFILQDPFGISFIALKKLQQLNIGDDFTLENGFVMTKDKKKLLLFITSNIPSSETEKNTIFAEKLKSIQENLNQKFKGKTSISYFGSALIAVANANQIKSDIILTTSIAMFTLMLILILFYRKILIPLIIFLPTVFGGLFAVAFLYFVREQISAISLGIGSILLGITIDYSIHILTHYKHNSDVKTLYKDITMPVIMSSSTTAVAFLCLLFVKSDALNDLGIFAAVIVMATGVFSLLIVPHLYKPKENPTEHKKNVIDKMAHFSFHNNKILIGLCIIITIICCFTYNDVGFNNDLSQLNFIPKEIKAAEKQLEESTSLTSKTIYVASYGKTMEEALQHNSNLFSDLSKEKNQDKILNFSSVGGIVLSQAAQQQKIEKWNSFWTSQKKQFIKSELISEGSQLGFKPTTYNLFFDHLDFDFKPISADDYLKIKALQLQEFITEKNGFYTVSTLVKVAPEQRDAFVKSASAKENVIAIDRQQMNETFFSTLKTDFNSLVNYSFVAVILILFFFFRRIELVIISCIPIALTGIVTAGIMGIFGIQMNIFSMIVCTLIFGHGVDFSIFMTSALQKEYSTGVNEIAVYRTSIILAVITTILGIGAMIFAKHPALTSISAVSLIGVFAALIITFIFYPILFKLFLSNRSKKGNPPFQLRTFIHGVLSFAYYGLSGIVMSVFSFTLMPIIPLSAKTKMKGFRYVVSKLMKSVLYSNPFISKKIINIYNETFEKPAVIIANHSSFIDILAIGSLSPKIIFLVSNWVYNSPIFGGIVRKAGFYPVSEGIEGGVEHLRKKVNEGYSLMVFPEGTRSENNVIKRFHKGAFFLAEEFKLDILPVVIHGASEAIPKGDFVIHKSALTVTILERIKPENLSYGNNYAERTKQISVFFKAEYRKIREQLEGPDYFKSMLINSYDYKEIEIGNSVKKDLKQNLETYYHLNEHILPKAKILHLGNDYGQLDVLLALQEPQRKIVSFINDEEKLLIAKTNYFLKKRKIVYAEKLESAFENEFDVLLISDENYKDDLEKNSSNSSFVILVNCSNLKNQFENFEIISEEKALLVLKKK
- a CDS encoding NAD(P)/FAD-dependent oxidoreductase → MKKEYDVVIFGSGLGGLVSAVILAKEGYSVCVLEKNNQYGGNLQTFVRDKTIFDTGIHYIGGLGEGQNLHQYFKYIGIMDQLNLKQLDENGFDIISFDDDKIEYPHAQGFENFIEKLTPFFPEEKENLDKYCQKIKEVCKAFPLYNLESQGRYNDEVLTLNAKETIDSFTQNEKLKAVLAGSNFLYAGIADKSPFYVHALIVNSYIESSWRCINGGSQITKQLLKQLKKFGGEFFKHKEVTKIDVENHKVNSVKMKDGTEVSGTYFISNIEPKTTLKLAGQENFRKPFFSRIQNLESVLSAFSLYIVFKAKTFKYINHNYYHFKSSNDVWSSYEYDENSWPKTFMASMSPSKKDEEWADGMTFLTYMKYEEVKDWEDTFNTTFDENYRGESYEDFKVRKAAKFLKEVEKKFPGIKDCIQSVHTSTPLSYRDYIGGDGGNMYGYVKDSNNPMKTLIPSKTKIENLYLTGQSINMHGVLGVTVGAVVTCSEIVGREYLLEKIKKASE